One window from the genome of Pelodictyon luteolum DSM 273 encodes:
- the coaD gene encoding pantetheine-phosphate adenylyltransferase has protein sequence MKKKAIYPGTFDPFTNGHLDVLERALTIFEEVTVLIAENSNKNTLFTVEERMDAIREITIGMDGLHVEVLHDGLLAEYARDVGANAIIRGVRQVKDFEYEFQLSLLNRHLNPDVTTVFLMPNVKYTYIASSIIKEVAMLGGDVSKFVHPSVLSMLHRKRKELKPNTTS, from the coding sequence ATGAAAAAGAAAGCCATATATCCAGGCACGTTTGACCCGTTTACCAACGGACACCTCGACGTACTGGAGCGGGCGCTGACGATTTTCGAGGAGGTAACGGTGCTCATTGCCGAAAACAGCAATAAAAACACCCTCTTTACGGTGGAGGAGCGGATGGACGCAATCCGCGAAATCACCATCGGTATGGACGGGCTGCATGTGGAAGTGCTGCATGATGGTCTTTTGGCCGAATATGCCCGTGACGTGGGCGCCAATGCCATCATCAGGGGGGTGCGCCAGGTAAAGGACTTCGAGTACGAGTTCCAGCTCTCGCTTTTGAACCGCCACCTGAATCCCGATGTGACCACCGTCTTTCTCATGCCGAATGTCAAGTACACCTACATCGCCTCCTCCATCATCAAGGAGGTCGCAATGCTTGGCGGTGACGTCAGCAAGTTCGTGCACCCTTCCGTGCTCTCGATGCTGCACCGCAAACGAAAAGAACTGAAACCTAACACCACATCATAA